In a single window of the Oscarella lobularis chromosome 2, ooOscLobu1.1, whole genome shotgun sequence genome:
- the LOC136183654 gene encoding uncharacterized protein — translation MEGLQEKASTVEKTPKSCSPLPPPVSSSQSTTTAQSAEEISSAALTSTSSSGDVIIVDKPPPSTAPTRREEHEPKASEQQPESKVNPVSARLPAKSDTPTTTTTTTTSLLVVEGNPTVSTSSSSKPGKPALPSHVSVRSVDTSTFRSHVSSSSRYGSKSMGTAPAGKIQSSAYVMSSTPPPPPPPPSRPWMMTTPGSGGGFTRWPAHMWTNAATDVVFSNPGSVATPASQFKIQGQQQQQQTTFKNKAAFYSNHRPMMTTTTTTGVVAAVEATEAARLSAKQFYLQNTTARTSASSASPQVKIMPSSSSSRAVQKTFSFTSTSPVVLPAQSVSRPAAAATTATRTSQLHGFRPIETETKGSSGQGVSIIIRPPISSSSLSSSSSSSVLRTGVASLPPPPALIPTKPATVKPTTASALTLSSTATMTTDVSPLKYRYTAIGSDNKPPKSLSFATMGMKRMVPVEGQLNPRGASFEKVAAAKVESSFAKDRMLAWHDIAIGSSADEDVDEGEQPPGRDDPDFRISYARRRGGGGGGGGRQRRSTTAVGLNDDGTPAIKRRRSEEIDVTVIEDDRTKMAARPINDERSCRFCNSFHYFSRHSKTYCSSCKRRRFLVTPAPMDRYPPLASSSQALSSPASVAMVPPVQYAREIRPIMPSPPARFSAGPPYGTVRPLPSKLPAYNAENVELHLAHDAAERPYKHPELWTKQEVVNYFKSTDCAKYASLLEEQDIDGYGLTLLSEKQLVEHLGIKLGPALKICHHVRVLKDCWANPENGTPIDL, via the exons ATGGAGGGCCTCCAAGAGAAAGCCAGCACAGTAGAAAAGACTCCGAAATCGTGCTCTCCACTTCCTCCACCGGTTTCGTCGTcccaatcgacgacgacggcacaaTCCGCCGAAGAAATCTCTTCCGCCGCTCTAACGTCGACCAGCAGCAGtggcgacgtcatcatcgtcgatAAACCGCCGCCTTCCACAGCGCCGACACGCAGAGAAGAACACGAGCCGAAAGCGAGCGAACAACAACCGGAATCAAAAGTCAATCCAGTTAGCGCGCGCCTACCGGCCAAAAGCGAtacgccaacgacgacgacgacgacgacgacttcgctATTAGTCGTCGAGGGAAATCCTACAgtgtcgacgtcatcgtcgtcaaaacCGGGCAAACCCGCACTTCCGTCTCACGTCAGCGTGCGATCTGTTgacacgtcgacgtttcgaagtcacgtgtcgtcgtcgtctcgataCGGCTCCAAATCGATGGGCACCGCCCCCGCAGGAAAAATCCAATCTTCCGCCTATGTAATGAGCTCGactcctccccctcctcctcctcctccctctCGTCCATGGATGATGACGACTcccggaagcggcggcggatttACTCGCTGGCCGGCACACATGTGGACGAACGCTGCGACCGATGTCGTCTTCTCGAATCCGGGCTCCGTGGCGACTCCCGCTTCGCAGTTCAAGATCCAGgggcagcagcagcagcaacagacTACTTTTAAAAACAAAGCCGCATTCTACTCGAACCATCGACcaatgatgacgacgacgacgacgacgggggTGGTGGCGGCCGTGGAAGCGACGGAAGCCGCGCGTTTGTCGGCGAAGCAGTTTTACTTGCAGAACACGACGGCAAGGACGAGCGCTTCGAGTGCGAGCCCTCAGGTAAAGATTatgccgtcatcgtcgtcgtcacgtgctGTTCAaaagactttttcttttacttctACCTCTCCGGTTGTCCTGCCTGCGCAATCCGTTTCGCGtcccgcggcggcggcgacgacggcgactcgCACGTCTCAATTGCACGGATTTCGTCCGATTGAAACGGAAACGAAAGGCTCGTCCGGCCAAGGCGTTTCCATTATAATTCGTCCACCcatatcgtcgtcgtcgttgtcgtcgtcatcatcgtcgtccgttTTGAGAACGGGCGTCGCTtctttgccgccgccgcccgcgCTAATACCAACGAAGCCGGCAACGGTAAAACCAACGACCGCTTCCGCTTTGACGCTATCatcaacggcgacgatgacgactgATGTCTCGCCGTTGAAATATCGCTACACCGCTATTGGTAGTGATAATAAACCGCCGAAGAGTTTGAGTTTCGCGACGATGGGTATGAAGAGAATGGTGCCTGTTGAAGGTCAGTTGAATCCGCGCGGCGCGAGTTTCGAAaaagtcgccgccgctaaAGTCGAGAGTTCGTTTGCGAAGGATCGAATGCTAGCGTGGCATGATATAGCGATCGGTAGTTCGGcggacgaagacgtcgacgaaggcgaacaGCCGCCGGGACGCGACGATCCGGATTTTCGAATTTCCTacgcacgtcgtcgcggcggcggcggcggcggcggcggaagacaaagacgaagcACCACCGCTGTCGGACTGAATGACGACGGAACACCAGCAataaaacgacgacgatcagaAGAAatag atgtaACCGTTATTGAGGATGATAGGACGAAGATGGCTGCGAGGCCGATCAATGACGAGCGTTCGTGTCGTTTCTGCAATAGTTTTCACTATTTCAGTCGGCATTCTAAGACGTATTGTTCGTCGTGTAAACGTCGGCGTTTTCTCGTCACGCCGGCGCCCATGGATCGATATCCGcctctcgcgtcgtcgtctcaagcgttgtcgtcgccggcgagtGTTGCCATGGTGCCGCCTGTTCAATATGCGCGCGAAATAAGGCCTATAATGCCGAGTCCGCCGGCTCGGTTTTCCGCTGGGCCGCCTTATGGAACGGTGAGGCCGTTGCCGAGCAAATTACCTGCTTATAACGCGGAAAATGTCGAACTTCACTTGGCCCACGACGCTGCGGAACGGCCGTACAAACATCCGGAATTGTGGACGAAACAGGAAGTAGTGAACTATTTCAAATCAACGGATTGCGCTAAGTACGCTTCGTTGCTAGAGGAACAG GATATTGATGGTTACGGGTTGACTTTGTTGTCTGAAAAACAGCTCGTAGAACACTTGGGAATTAAACTTGGACCCGCGCTGAAGATATGTCACCACGTTCGCGTTTTGAAGGATTGCTGGGCTAATCCGGAAAACGGGACTCCAAT AGACCTCTAA
- the LOC136183655 gene encoding cleavage stimulation factor subunit 3-like produces MADATVKIEPGTRPTGTTTTGVADAIVTPLADLSWSRNEAGRKCEESLKTKPYDVDSWNTLIREAQPDGIDRARILYERLVKWFPMSGRFWRIYIEHEMRARNYDRVEKLFQRCLLKVLSLDLWRTYLAYVKETKGNLPVFREKMTQAYEFTLDKVGLDFGAIEVWMEYVNFLRTGDVQGTFAENQKITAVRKVFQKAIATPLLNIEAIWKAYTQFEQSTNMTLAKKLLDEKSRDYMSARRVVKEYEALTRGILRGTASVPFQGTTDDFLQMSLWKKYILWEKSNPLHLEDSTAIAKRVTFAYEQYLLAFGHNPSVWCEAALYMESVGKDLAEKGDMATAKVWNDDVGSLYERALSIVPKCPLIYFAYADFEEAKMKNEKVHSIYSRLLEIEDVDPSLAYVQYMRFTRRAEGIKAARTVFKKAREDARTKSQVYVAAALMEYYCTKDKNIALKIFELGLKKYSDDVSYGVAYVDYLSHLNEDNNTRVLFERLLTSMPSEKSSPLWTKFLDFETNVGDLPSILNVEKRRNAVLQEQFKDRENVLLIDRYKYMGMFPCSPLDLRAMGHPDFIRPSTSFSGARPDGATAAVSRALAAPFADLPTTVSYPLPDLSQMRPFKPTVYEDQLAGGVPGGIFPPPRAVAEALTILPPPAYFEGPYVNVDDLMTVMLRSDLRRPSSGLKDDMLKENGTAGNAEKDEKRRQRKRVAGGGKRDESDEEGAAPPIKDIYRSRQQKRANVVTDTATTSA; encoded by the exons ATGGCAGACGCAACGGTGAAAATCGAGCCAGGGACGAGACCAAcaggaacgacgacgacaggaGTCGCAGATGCG ATAGTGACGCCTCTCGCCGATCTTTCGTGGTCGCGCAACGAGGCGGGCCGCAAATGCGAAGAATCGCTAAAGACCAAGCcatacgacgtcgactcgtgGAACACGCTCATACGCGAAGCGCAG CCAGACGGCATCGATCGAGCGAGAATACTCTACGAGCGCCTGGTGAAGTGGTTCCCGATGTCGGGCCGCTTTTGGCGAATTTACATTGAGCACGAG ATGCGGGCTCGAAATTATGACAGGGTCGAAAAA CTCTTTCAGCGCTGTCTTCTCAAAGTGCTTAGTCTCGATTTGTGGCGAACCTACTTGGCCTACGTCAAAGAGACAAAAGGCAATTTGCCTGTTTTTAG GGAGAAAATGACTCAAGCGTACGAGTTCACTCTGGACAAAGTGGGACTCGATTTCGGAGCCATAGAAGTGTGGATGGAgtacgtcaattttttgagGACTGG GGACGTCCAGGGGACGTTTGCGGAAAATCAAAAGATAACGGCCGTGAGGAAAGTTTTTCAG AAAGCCATTGCTACTCCTCTTTTAAATATCGAAGCGATTTGGAAAGCGTACACCCAATTCGAACAG AGCACCAATATGACGCTAGCAAAGAAActtctcgacgagaagagtAGAGACTACATGTCAGCTCGTCGAGTTGTCAAGGAATACGAGGCACTGACGCGAGGTATTCTCCGAGGAACGGCAAGCGTTCCCTTTCAAGGAACGACAGACGATTTCCTACAG ATGTCCTTGTGGAAGAAGTACATCTTATGGGAGAAAAGCAATCCCTTGCATTTGGAAGACTCCACAGCAATTGCAAAGCGAG TAACTTTTGCGTACGAGCAATATCTCCTCGCTTTCGGTCACAATCCTAGCGTGTGGTGCGAAGCCGCGTTGTACATGGAATCCGTTGGGAAAGATTTAGCCGAGAAAGGA GACATGGCCACGGCGAAAGTgtggaacgacgacgtgggTTCTTTGTACGAGCGCGCGCTTTCTATCGTACCGAAATGTCCTTTAATCTATTTTGCGTATGCCGACTTTGAGGAG gctaaaatgaaaaatgaaaaggtgcactcaatttatagtaggcttttagaaatcgaagacgtcgatccCAGTTTG GCGTACGTACAATATATGCGGTTCACTCGTCGCGCCGAAGGAATCAAAGCGGCCAGAACGGTCTTCAAGAAAGCGCGAGAGGACGCGAGAACTAAATCACAA GTATATGTCGCTGCCGCGTTGATGGAGTATTATTGCACTAag GACAAGAATATTGCGTTGAAGATTTTTGAATTGGGACTCAAA AAATACTCCGACGACGTGAGCTACGGTGTTGCCTACGTTGATTACTTGTCTCATCTTAATG AGGACAACAATACGCGCGTGCTGTTCGAACGATTGCTCACAAGTATGCCGTCTGAAAAATCGAG tCCACTCTGGACGAAATTTCTTGACttcgagacgaacgtcggcgATTTGCCGAGCATTTTAAACgtggaaaagcgacgaaacgccgtACTCCAAGAG CAATTCAAAGACCGAGAAAACGTTCTCCTTATCGACCGCTACAAATACATGGGAATGTTTCCCTGCTCTCCACTTGATCTACGCGCCATGGGCCACCCA GATTTTATACGTCCATCGACTTCATTCAGCGGCGCGCGTCCCGACGGAGCTACGGCTGCAGTTTCCCGCGCTTTAGCGGCACCGTTCGCCGATCTGCCTACAACCGTCTCCTACCCGCTTCCGGATTTGTCGCAAATGAGACCGTTTAAGCCAACTGTTTACGAAG ATCAGCTTGCAGGCGGCGTTCCGGGCGGCATTTTTCCGCCGCcacgcgccgtcgccgaggcGCTGACGATTCTTCCGCCGCCGGCTTATTTCGAAGGCCCctacgtcaacgtcgacgacctGATGACGGTGATGCTGCGAAGCGACTTGCGCCGTCCCTCGTCGGGACTCaaag atgataTGCTTAAGGAAAACGGCACCGCCGGAAATGCGGAAAAGGACGAGAAGCGGCGGCAGCGTAAGCGagtcgccggcggcggaaaacgggacgaaagcgacgaagagggCGCCGCTCCGCCAATCAAGGACATCTATCGATCGCGACAACAAAAACGCGCCAACGTCGTCACGGATACGGCAACGACGAGCGCGTAA
- the LOC136183658 gene encoding uncharacterized protein gives MGEVLYQITLFDSNGRIVRTRNQRLPKRSTHRETLTDREGAKCLTTAFPTLRENGSTTRVCIKEITNVLSPMEYELDDEIRESCYALELREVEPGAALDCRTEYFLWRNDNSEMLEVLRSEEEASPRDDSTHLHEKDQIESLAEKLRVQRFALYVPGSREIPESVVDIVCNGASSKYALIGELLGVTPVEMTREPEEKTESMKLRQRIIKWVQKNAEKATLCSLLKAVQQAGALTAILARLNQLTT, from the exons ATGGGAGAAGTGCTCTACCAAATCACCCTTTTCGACTCGAATGGGCGAATTGTTCGAACGAGAAACCAGCGCTTGCCGAAGCGATCGACTCACCGCGAGACGCTAACTGATCGCGAAGGTGCGAAATGCCTAACAACGGCATTTCCCACGTTACGCGAAAACGGGTCCACGACAAGAGTGTGCATAAAAGAAATC ACAAATGTCCTCTCACCTATGGAGTACGAACTCGATGACGAAATTCGAGAAAGCTGCTACGCGTTAGAATTGCGAGAAGTTGAGCCAGGAGCCGCTCTAGATTGCCGAACTGAATATTTCTTATGGAG GAACGACAATTCAGAAATGCTCGAAGTTTTGCGCTCGGAAGAAGAAGCGTCGCCCAG AGACGACAGCACACACCTACACGAAAAAGACCAAATAGAAAGTCTAGCAGAAAAACT GAGAGTTCAGCGTTTTGCTCTCTATGTCCCAGGATCGAGGGAAATTCCCGAGTCTGTGGTAGATATAGTCTGCAATGGAGCATCGTCCAAGTACGCTCTAATAGGAGAGCTGCTAGGTGTAACTCCAGTTGAAATGACTCGCGAACCGgaagagaaaacagaaaGTATGAAGCTACGTCAAAGGATAATAAAGTGGGTGCAAAAAAACGCCGAGAAGGCTACTCTCTGTAGCCTTCTCAAAGCCGTACAACAAGCCGGAGCCCTCACCGCTATTCTCGCCCGTCTAAATCAGTTGACTACGTAA
- the LOC136183652 gene encoding integrator complex subunit 1-like, whose translation MRRGLKGKGLVPADGGFIALGGTSSRRQAQSAENEMSSGGVRKRPTGTTGGGGAIGGGSVSDDAMKRQREDPIGLFSNPLRIPSSSPTPISVPPAELCERILSEESRGNWHQVDGLLQGLINQLKTRMGKLEPVLFLSVLALAKAKPALFLRGHILNEFVGLLSTRKEVVVSKIKTAAHVPLLVANVLSHVLKDDRNWPESIVKAYIDDSLGERMWVDSEVCRNFIDNVLTSFGTRLPSSVHQSSTTAESGGGGGISVLSAGSVDLGGKGDGKTELTIDSSIPDARPKVLNRFCSPPVRHSIKTSVIQMVNDVLLNRISSEPSTARKTIRFLCDVTGIPEVRVAVIQRLEACLQNPKLTKVGQDLLMSICENCSTESPEDLETINHLVRIRVKSKPLATHYVACIKTMIQQNPSNIPLTMTYVIYNELSQSGRNPNNMAVISMLFQTIPKAATKALAGVFQDLLTRQEDFLKALRGLFREIVRVLRYEIEFVDFCRALMHDDHESPIRNEIHGIKDRYVVSVVDLITLAGLLSVSPTVREAASAYGRGDKKDLDVLRTFQKDMAEIQQESVYWLHTSVPNITRQLSKEVYTRCLRKLLFIESLDAYYAKDGWPAENERNTLFRLAGEVPLPEDIIMRVLTLGSRPEFPLLPQEALEVTDKIIRRAAMVHSKDLPTLSSITQVDALLDVIFRLCTYYYPEGIQLPLNYYPPVLAISKMYWKAWLILLTLAAFSPQTVGRLGWERYPILRTMMEMVMTNNYAFPPFGQSDEDRADELQRTRTERECILQFEQYLAQATTQQTITEQNSHLVNQLITLDPRGPARRFPSQVIDQLKGAAKRQMVGQWLCRSREPDFLLDIIQVQGTSKSMPWLVELVHSSAGSLDLLPLQCLCEFLLIDMTTFELASKRDAKAKRDQNIDQQRQLRARLHGLLFGAEAALSSTKKIMEYFLPKTYAGEREARQAAMRGLKLVLTESSDDEEAVGEPFDWLVHFLPRLPHFSTICESICSAFIQACKVETDLSALTAYFVFLSRYSLPDSLVSLSLDLARIIIKRAPHIGRMMKSSCRNDGLRALLRVFVSVLTSACEKQEKPNIEDREIIIVKWSETKRAYLHYSVIHGMIALLTHGPPSDGNETDYWKLLDAWFPENEPMPAGYLLETQQSALILDRALKLCMIRSSVPRLVKAALDSSQLDEAVIFVQSFGIPVQSMSFLLQKLDDAATSNRDALELAVNDNSDSPIYLSRLVDVERMRGAKGGDQFKAYLAVDRGPAVSKGSEAVRFDDEDIQKLPLPIPMDTESSGKEDETNWRETLQNFFKGNRKEQLRILGSIQKELRVGSSQQAKNIATAWLNLSKTKSISMTTDDVNESPAAARLFSLLKTRSRDDEIKDLVDHLTSLGGVEFSRRLRKPQRSLSVDSKDVLTRARRILRRGSSIDDWAAGPVVDELETLITAIDLAKDINLYLDILFGRNRLDCQSYLLSVVAHQSSWDTFHRAVEHLLASDALRRFKPSSVLEYLVACLQSPRIWQGTTPLATGIESFNKDPDSRVLLRVSPSQSCFVVDYVLTEAEESENERRDEILAKRLPLVQACCRTGSDVTERIVRHLQEHENRTSADSLLVQLYFEIPSIVRLFADLPYMSRKALYFRGSSKMDPKIHRLLATLSKTDRPEDAMRDLEGQFLLLQSIAACHPGLVARHLTLIGILLKGQVHLNAKEFQRRNLPLFFEWMLDLLDVLRSLLFQCLDCIAEPLNSILNTYFRFMKAYVTERQPHERIVVKFSAFLCRLHSSDPARTTQHLLAEMDTLKRVNHASFIIYLFMILGS comes from the exons ATGAGACGAGGATTAAAAGGAAAAG GATTAGTTCCAGCCGACGGCGGCTTCATAGCGCTCG GGGGAACGTCTTCGCGACGCCAAGCTCAAAGCGCAGAGAACGAAATGTCGTCTGGCGGAGTGCGAAAACGTCCGACTGGAACAacgggaggaggaggagcgatAGGAGGAGGATCCGTTTCAGACGATGCAATGAAACGCCAAAGAGAAGATCCAATCGGCTTATTTTCTAATCCACTTCGAATCCCTAGCAGCTCACCAACTCCAATATCAG ttccACCTGCGGAGTTGTGTGAACGGATTCTCAGCGAGGAAAGCCGCGGTAATTGGCATCAGGTGGACGGTCTCTTGCAAGGCCTCATCAACCAACTAAAAACGAGAATGGGAAAACTGGAGCCGGTGCTCTTCCTTAGCGTCTTGGCTCTGGCCAAAGCAAAGCCGGCTCTATTCCTACGAGGACACATACTGAAC gagtTTGTTGGGCTTTTGAGCACTAGAAAAGAAGTCGTTGTATCGAAAATCAAAACGGCGGCTCACGTGCCTCTCCTTGTGGCTAACGTACTCAGTCACGTGTTGAAAGACGATCGCAATTGGCCAGAAAGTATAGTCAAG GCTTATATTGACGACTCGTTGGGCGAGAGGATGTGGGTTGATAGCGAAGTGTGCAGAAATTTTATTGATAATgttctgacgtcgtttggCACTCGATTGCCGTCGTCAGTTCACCAGTCATCTACGACGGCGGaatccggcggcggcggcggaattTCCGTTCTCTCCGCCGGAAGTGTTGACCTCGGAGGAAAAG GAGATGGGAAAACCGAGCTCACCATCGATTCATCGATACCAGATGCGCGTCCCAAAGTTTTAAACAG ATTCTGTTCTCCTCCTGTGAGACATAGTATCAAGACTTCCGTCATTCAAATGGTCAACGACGTTCTATTGAATCGAATTTCAAGCGAACCGTCGACCGCTCGAAAGAcaattcgctttctttgcgaCGTCACCGGCATACCGGAAGTCCGAGTAGCAGTCATACAACGTCTCGAAGCGTGCCTTCAAAACCCAAAG CTGACTAAAGTCGGTCAAGACCTCCTTATGTCTATATGCGAGAATTGCTCAACGGAGAGTCCGGAAGATCTCGAAACGATTAATCATTTGGTTCGTATTCGAGTCAAATCGAAGCCGCTAGCCACTCACTACGTCGCTTGCATAAA GACGATGATTCAACAGAATCCCTCCAATATTCCTTTGACCATGACGTACGTAATCTATAACGAACTCTCGCAATCGGGTCGCAATCCCAATAATATGGCCGTTATTTCCATGCTATTTCAAACCATTCCCAAGGCAGCGACCAAG gcgTTGGCTGGCGTCTTTCAGGATTTGTTGACGCGCCAAGAGGATTTTCTCAAGGCGTTGCGCGGTCTCTTTCGAGAAATCGTACGCGTTCTGAGATACGAGATAGAATTCGTGGACTTTTGTCGCGCCTTGATGCACGACGACCACGAATCGCCCATTCGCAACGAAATACACGGCATCAAA GATCGTtacgtcgtttccgtcgttGATTTGATCACCTTAGCTGGACTATTGAGCGTCTCTCCAACCGTTCGCGAGGCAGCCAGTGCATATGGGAGGGGAGACaaaaaag ATTTGGACGTGCTGAGGACTTTTCAAAAGGATATGGCAGAGATTCAACAGGAGAGCGTCTATTGGCTACACACGTCGGTTCCAAATATTACGCGTCAATTGTCAAAGGAAGTCTATACGCGATG TTTGCGAAAACTTCTCTTTATTGAATCGCTTGATGCGTATTACGCAAAAGATGGATGGCCGGCggaaaacgagcgaaa TACTCTTTTTCGCCTTGCCGGCGAAGTGCCGCTTCCCGAAGATATCATAATGCGCGTACTGACTCTCGGCTCGCGTCCTGAGTTTCCCCTTTTACCGCAGGAAGCTCTCGAAGTGACGGACAAGATCATACGCAGAGCAGCCATGGTCCATTCAAAAG ATCTTCCTACTCTTAGTTCCATCACGCAAGTAGAcgctcttctcgacgtcatttttcgcCTTTGCACGTACTACTATCCCGAAGGAATTCAATTGCCTCTGAA TTATTATCCGCCTGTTTTGGCTATCAGCAAGATGTACTGGAAAGCGTGGCTGATCCTACTCACACTAGCCGCCTTTTCTCCCCAAACCGTCGGAAGATTGGGATGGGAGAGATATCCGATCCTTCGAACGATGATGGAAATGGTGATGACAAA TAATTACGCTTTTCCACCCTTCGGTCAATCGGACGAAGACAGAGCGGACGAATTGCAG CGAACTCGCACGGAAAGGGAATGCATTCTTCAATTCGAACAATATCTCGCTCAAGCGACGACCCAACAGACGATCACTGAGCAAAACAGTCACTTGGTGAATCAGCTCATTACGCTGGATCCAAG AGGACCGGCAAGACGGTTTCCTTCTCAGGTTATTGATCAGCTGAAAGGCGCAGCTAAGCGTCAAATGGTGGGACAGTGGCTGTGCCGTAGCCGAGAGCCAGATTTCTTATTAGACATCATTCAAGTGCAG GGAACGAGTAAATCGATGCCTTGGCTTGTCGAACTCGTTCATTCGTCGGCCGGTTCTCTCGATCTTTTGCCCTTGCAATGCTTGTGCGAATTTCTCCTCATCGACATGACGACGTTCGAActcgcgtcgaaacgagacgcgaaagcgaaacgCGACCAA AATATCGATCAGCAGAGGCAGCTTCGAGCTCGTCTCCACGGCCTCCTCTTCGGCGCCGAAGCGGCGCTATCGTCCACGAAAAAAATCATGGAGTATTTTCTTCCGAAGACGTACGCCGGCGAACGCGAAGCGAGACAGGCGGCAATGAGG GGTCTAAAACTCGTTTTAACCGAATCgagtgacgacgaggaagcggTCGGAGAGCCGTTCGACTGGCTCGTTCATTTTTTACCGCGGCTTCCGCACTTCTCGACTATTTGCGAGAGCATTTGCTCGGCTTTCATCCAG GCTTGCAAAGTCGAAACGGATCTATCCGCTTTGACCGCCTACTTCGTCTTTCTATCTCGTTACTCTTTGCCCGACTCGTTGGTTTCTTTATCGTTG GATTTGGCTAGAATTATCATCAAACGAGCGCCTCATATCGGAAGAATGATGAAGTCGTCGTGCAGAAACGACGGGCTTCGAGCTTTGCTACGAGTTTTTGTCTCCGTATTGACGTCTGCTTGCGAAAAGCAGGAAAAACCGAATATTGAAGATCGa GAAATAATCATCGTCAAATGGTCGGAAACGAAGCGAGCCTATTTGCACTACTCTGTAATTCATGGAATGATTGCCTTACTTACACACGGACCACCTTCAG ACGGCAATGAAACTGACTATTGGAAATTGCTGGACGCCTGGTTTCCAGAAAACGAACCGATGCCAGCTGGATACTTGCTCGAAACTCAACAGAGCGCTCTCATTCTCGACCGAGCGCTCAAGCTGTGCATGATACGGTCATCAGTTCCTCGTCTAGTAAAAGCAG CATTGGACTCTTCGCAGTTAGATGAAGCGGTGATATTCGTGCAATCGTTTGGAATACCGGTTCAGAGCATGAG CTTCTTGCTGCAgaaactcgacgacgctgcCACTTCAAATAGAGATGCTTTAGAACTAGCCGTCAATGATAACTCTGATAGTCCAA ttTACTTGTCGAGACTTGTGGATGTGGAGCGGATGAGAGGCGCAAAGGGTGGCGATCAATTCAAAGCTTATCTTGCTGTAGACCGAGGTCCAGCCGTTTCGAAAG GGAGCGAGGCTGTTCGgtttgacgacgaggacaTACAGAAGCTGCCTTTGCCGATTCCCATGGACACGGAATCGTCTGGCAAAGAGGATGAGACGAATTGGAGAGAGACATTGCAGAAT TTCTTCAAAGGAAATAGGAAGGAGCAACTCCGCATCTTGGGATCAATTCAAAAA GAATTGAGAGTCGGTTCTTCCCAACAAGCGAAAAACATAGCAACCGCTTGGCTAAACTTATCCAAAACCAAGTCTATTTCCAtgacgaccgacgacgtcaacgaatctcccgccgccgctcgactCTTTTCCCTACTAAAAACCCGTTctcgtgacgacgaaattaAAGACCTCGTCGatcatttgacgtcactcggAGGAGTAGAATTCAGTCGGCGTCTACGCAAACCACAACGATCTCTCTCCGTCGACTCCAAGGACGTATTGACCCGTGCGCGACGAATTCTTCGCCGCGGatcttcgatcgacgattgGGCCGCCGgtcccgtcgtcgacgaactcgaaacGCTCATAACGGCAATCGATTTAGCCAAAGACATCAATCTTTATCTTGATATTTTGTTCGGGCGCAATCGATTGGACTGCCAGTCGTATCTTCtctccgtcgtcgctcaTCAGTCGTCGTGGGACACGTTTCACCGAGCCGTGGAGCATCTTCTCGCGTCGGAcgctcttcgtcgattcAAACCGTCTTCTGTATTAGAATACTTAGTCGCCTGTTTGCAATCGCCGCGTATTTGGCAAGGCACGACGCCTTTAGCGACTGGAATCGAAAGTTTTAATAAG GATCCCGACTCGCGCGTTCTTTTACGCGTGAGTCCCTCTCAGAGTTGTTTCGTTGTGGACTACGTATTGACTGAGGcggaagaaagcgaaaacgagag GAGAGACGAGATTCTAGCCAAACGATTGCCCTTAGTTCAAGCCTGTTGCCGAACcggttctgacgtcacggaaCGCATCGTTCGACATCTTCAAGAACATGAAAACAG aACGTCAGCTGATTCTCTTCTCGTTCAACTCTACTTCGAGATTCCTTCGATTGTTCGTCTCTTCGCTGATTTGCCATACATGAGCAGAAAAGCTCTTTACTTTCGCGGCTCCTCGAAG ATGGATCCGAAAATTCATCGTCTATTGGCTACTCTCTCCAAAACCGATCGACCCGAAGACGCGATGCGCGATCTTGAGGGGCAGTTTCTCTTGCTTCAGAGCATCGCCGCTTGTCATCCAGGGCTAGTAGCGAG GCATTTGACGTTGATTGGAATTCTCCTCAAGGGTCAAGTGCACCTCAACGCTAAAGAATTTCAACGGCGAAATCTTCCTTTATTTTTCGAATGGATGCTCGACCTTCTCGATGTATTGCGCTCTCTATTGTTCCAGTGTTTAGAC TGTATTGCTGAACCTTTGAATAGCATATTGAACACGTACTTTCGATTTATGAAG gcGTACGTCACAGAGAGACAACCGCACGAAAGAATTGTCGTCAAATTCTCCGCGTTTCTTTGCCGCCTGCACTCCTCTGATCCCGCGCGGACAACTCAACACTTGTTGGCAGAGATGGACACTTTGAAGCGAGTGAACCACGCGTcctttattatttatttatttatgattTTAGGAAGTTAG